Proteins encoded within one genomic window of Phototrophicus methaneseepsis:
- the argF gene encoding ornithine carbamoyltransferase has product MKHFLDLASVSTAELEHLLKLAVHLKLELQSGGNRPVLQNKILGMVFQKPSLRTRVSFEVGMKQLGGDAIMLGPQEIGLGKRESIADVARVLSGYVNGIMARVFEHQHVTELAKYASVPVINGLSDDTHPCQAMADVLTIYERFGRLNGLKIAYIGDGNNVATSLLYAATHFGLDFAIATPEGYELPARVREKGAALAARSGVDVEWSTHAEQAVRGAHVVYTDTWVSMGQEEETAERRETFAPYQVNKDLMAQADPDAIILHCLPAHRGDEITDEVADGPQSMIFQQAENRLHAQKAILVKLLS; this is encoded by the coding sequence ATGAAACACTTTCTCGATCTGGCGAGTGTCTCGACAGCAGAGTTGGAACACCTATTAAAGCTCGCCGTGCATCTTAAACTTGAATTGCAATCCGGTGGCAATCGTCCTGTCTTGCAGAATAAGATCCTGGGAATGGTCTTCCAGAAGCCATCCTTACGGACCCGCGTTTCGTTCGAAGTCGGTATGAAGCAGCTCGGTGGCGATGCCATCATGCTCGGCCCGCAGGAAATTGGCCTGGGCAAGCGCGAAAGTATCGCGGATGTGGCGCGAGTGCTTTCAGGCTACGTCAACGGGATTATGGCCCGCGTCTTCGAACATCAGCATGTGACAGAACTTGCGAAGTATGCCAGCGTGCCCGTTATCAATGGTCTTAGCGATGATACGCATCCTTGCCAGGCGATGGCTGATGTTTTGACCATTTACGAGCGCTTTGGCCGCTTGAATGGCTTGAAGATCGCTTATATCGGTGATGGCAATAACGTGGCGACATCGCTGCTCTATGCGGCGACGCACTTCGGCCTGGATTTCGCGATTGCAACTCCGGAAGGTTATGAACTACCGGCACGTGTACGAGAAAAAGGTGCTGCTCTGGCTGCTCGTAGTGGCGTCGATGTTGAGTGGTCGACACATGCTGAGCAGGCTGTCCGGGGGGCACATGTGGTCTATACGGATACCTGGGTGAGCATGGGGCAGGAAGAAGAAACAGCGGAACGTCGCGAAACGTTTGCGCCTTATCAGGTCAATAAGGATTTGATGGCCCAGGCGGACCCCGATGCCATTATTCTGCATTGTTTGCCCGCTCATCGTGGTGATGAGATCACTGACGAAGTGGCGGATGGCCCGCAGTCGATGATCTTCCAACAGGCGGAAAATCGCTTGCATGCCCAAAAGGCGATCCTGGTGAAGTTGCTGTCATAG